TATTTGGAAAAAAGCATTAGAAAATGTAATGCCATCTGTAGAAGTAAGATCTAGAAGAATTGGTGGTGCTACTTTCCAAATTCCTACACCTATCAGAGAAGATAGAAAAATATTCTTAACCATGAAGTGGTTAATTATGTTTGCAAGAAAAAGAAATGGCAAATCTATGGGCGAAAAATTAGCTCAAGAATTAATAGCAGCTTCTAAAGGAGAAGGTTCTTCTGTAAAAAGAAAAGAAGATATGCATAAAATGGCAGAAGCAAACAAAGCATTCTCTCACTTTAAAGTTTAATACAAGTAAAAAATGAAACGCGATTTAAAATATACAAGAAACATAGGTATTGCAGCTCACATCGATGCAGGTAAAACTACTACAACAGAGCGTATTTTATATTATGCTGGTGTAAATCACAAAATTGGTGAAGTACACGATGGTGGTGCTACTATGGACTGGATGGTTCAAGAACAAGAAAGAGGTATCACAATTACTTCTGCTGCTACTACCGTTTTTTGGAATTATAGAGGAGATCAATATCATGTAAACATCATCGATACACCAGGACATGTCGACTTCACTGTTGAAGTAAATCGTTCTTTAAGAGTATTAGATGGTCTAGTATTCCTTTTTTCTGCGGTTGATGGTGTTGAACCACAGTCAGAAACAAACTGGAGATTAGCAAATAACTATAATGTTGCTCGTATTGGTTTCGTAAATAAAATGGATAGATCTGGAGCTGACTTCTTAAATGTTGTTCAACAAGTTAAAGACATGTTAGGTTCTAATGCTGTTCCTTTACAATTGCCAATTGGTTCAGAAGATAACTTTAAAGGTGTGGTTGACTTAATCAACTTTAGAGGTATCGTTTGGAATACAGAAGATATGGGTATGACTTTCCAAGAAGTGCCAATTCCTGATGACATGATGGAAGAAGCTGTTAAATGGAGAGAAGTTTTATTAGAAGCAGTTTCTGAATACGACGAATCATTAATGGAAAAATTCTTTGATGATCCAGAGTCTATCACAGAAAGAGAAATCTTAGATGCATTAAGAAGTGCAACTATCGATATGAAGATAGTACCAATGTTATGTGGTTCTTCATTCAAAAATAAAGGAGTTCAAACAATGTTAGATTTGGTAATGGAAATATTGCCAAGTCCATTAGATAGAGGTGAAATCAAAGGTACTAATCCAGATACTGGAGAAGAAATCTTTAGAAAACCAAGTTTCGATGAACCATTTACTGCATTAGCATTTAAAATCGCTACAGATCCTTATGTTGGTCGTTTAGCATTTATGAGAGCTTACGCAGGAGTGTTAGAAGCAGGTTCTTATATCTACAACTCTCGTAGTGGAAACAAAGAAAGAATTTCTAGAATATTCCAAATGCACGCCAACAAACAAAATCCAATCGAAAGATTAGGTGCTGGTGATATTGGTGCTGCAGTTGGTTTCAAAGATATTCGTACTGGAGATACACTTTGTGCAGAAGGTAAACCTATCGTGTTAGAGTCAATGAAATTCCCAGATCCAGTTATTGGTTTGGCAATCGAACCTAAAACACAAAAAGATGCCGATAAATTAGGGATGGCTTTGGGTAAATTAGCAGAAGAAGATCCAACTTTCAAAGTAAGATACGACGAAGAAACTGCTCAAACAGTAATTAGCGGAATGGGTGAGTTACACTTAGAAGTTATCGTAGATAGATTATTAAGAGAGTTCAAAGTAGAATGTAACCAAGGTGCTCCACAAGTAAACTATAAAGAAGCAATCACTAATACTATTAAACATAGAGAAAAATATGCTAAACAGTCTGGTGGTCGTGGTAAGTTTGCCGATATTGATGTAGAAGTTGGTCCAGGTGAAGAAGGAAAAGAAGGTTTAACTTTCGTAAACAATATTTTCGGTGGTGCAGTTCCTAAAGAATTCATTCCTGCTGTTGAAAAAGGTTTCAAAGAAGCAATGAAAACAGGAGTATTAGCAGGTTATGATGTACCAAGCTTAAAAGTAACTTTAAACGATGGTTCTTATCACCAAGTCGATTCAGATTCTTTCTCTTTCGAGCAATGTGCTAAGTTTGCGTTCAGAGAAGCTTGTAAAAAAGCAGGACCAATCATTCTTGAGCCAATCATGAAATTAGAAGTAATCACACCAGAAGAAAATACAGGAGATGTAGTAGGTGACTTGAACAGAAGAAGAGGTATGATGGAAGGTATGGAAATCAAAAACAATGCTCAAGTAATTAAAGCAAAAGTGCCTTTGTCTGAAATGTTTGGTTATGTAACCGATTTAAGAACAATCACTTCTGGTAGAGCAACATCTATTATGGAATTTTCTCACTATGCTCCAGTTTCAAACAACTTAGCAGAAGAGATTATATCTAAAGCAAAAAGTAAAGTTAAAGCTGAATAATTTAAAATAATATGACACAGCGAATTAGAATAAAATTAAAATCGTACGACCACAACTTGGTAGATAAATCTGCTGAGAAGATTGTTAAAACTGTAAAAAATGCAGGTGCTTTGGTAACAGGTCCAATTCCTTTGCCAACCAACAAAAAAATATTTACTGTTTTAAAGTCGCCACATGTTAATAAAGAAGCAAGAGAGCAGTTTAAATTGTGTACTTACAAAAGATTGTTAGATATCTATAGTGCTACACCAAAAACAGTAGATGCTTTAATGAAATTAGAATTGCCAAGTGGTGTGGATGTAGAAATAAAAGTATAGTAAAATGAAAGGATTAATAGGTACTAAAATAGGAATGACTACAATCTTCGGTGAAGACGGAAGAGCAATACCTTGTACAGTATTGGAAGCTGGTCCTTGTGTAGTTACACAAAAGAAAACTACCGAAAAAGACGGATATGATGCTATTCAAATTGGCTTTGGAAATAAAAAAGAAAAAAATACTTCTAAAGCAATGAAAGGACATTTCCAAAATGCAAGCACTGCACCTAAAGCTAAATTAGTAGAATTTAGAGGAAACTTTGAGGATGTTAATGTTGGAGATGTAATTGATACTAACTTAATTCAAGAAAACGACAAAGTAGCAGTTACTGGAACTTCAAAAGGAAAAGGTTTTCAAGGAGTAGTTAAAAGACACGGCTTTGCAGGTGTTGGTGGTGCTACGCATGGTCAACACAACAGACTTAGAGCTCCAGGTTCAATCGGTGCTTGTTCAACGCCAGCTCGTGTTTTTAAAGGCATGAAAATGGCAGGTAGAACGGGTGGAGATAAAGTAAAAGTTACTCGTGCAAAAGTGATAAAAGTTCTTGCCGACCAAAATTTAATCTTAGTAAAAGGAGCAATTCCTGGTCATAAAGGAGCATTCGTAATTATTGAGAAGAAGTAAAATGAAAGTAGAAGTATTTAATATAGAAGGTAAAGCTACAGGCAGACAAATTGAGTTGAATGACGCAATATTTGGCGTTCAACCTAATGAGCATGTTATCTATTTAGCAGTAAAACAATACTTAGCTAACAGAAGAAGTGGTACACACAAAACTTTAGAAAAATCAGAATTATCTGGTTCAACTAAAAAATTGCATAAGCAAAAAGGTACTGGTGGTTCTAGAAAAGGAAGTATCAAAAATCCATTGTTTAGAGGTGGTGCTAGAATATTTGGTCCAAGACCTAGAAATTATGGCTTCAAACTAAACAAAAAAGTGAAAGAATTAGCTAGAGCTTCTGCATTATCATCTAAAGTAGCAAGTCAAACATTAAAAGTAATAGAAGATTTTTCTTTTGACGCACCAAAAACTAAAGAGTATGTAAAATTGCTTAAAAACTTTGATGTACAAAACTCAAAATCATTATTGGTTTTACCAGAGTTAAACGATAATATCTATTTAGCGTCAAGAAATATTCAAGGTGCTGGCTTAGTAATGGCTAACCAATTAAACGCTTATGATATCTTGAACAATAACATGCTTTTAATTAGCGAAAAAGCAATTGAATCATTGAATAATTCAAAAACAGAAAAAAAATAAACAATGGATATACTTAAAAAACCATTAATTTCTGAAAAAGCTTCTGCTATTACCGAGAAGCATAACAAATATGCATTCATCGTTGATAAAAAAGCTAATAAAATTGAAATTAAAAAAGCAGTAGAGCAGATGTATGGCGTTAATGTAGAAGAAGTAAACACTGCAATCATGCCATCTAAGCCAAAATCAAGATATACTAAAAAAGCAATTTTAACTGGTAGAAAAGGAGCTTATAAAAAAGCAATCGTAAAAATTGCAGAAGGTGAAGAAATAGATTTTTATAACGATTTGTAAGATTTAAAAACTAAGAAGAGATGTCAACTAAAAAATATACACCAGTAACTCCCGGGCTTAGATTCAAAGTTTCTAATGCTTTCGTAGAAGTAACAGAATCTAATCCAGAAAAGTCTTTATTGGTTACTCTAAGCAAAACAGGTGGTAGAAACCAAAATGGTCGTATGACCATGAGACAAAGAGGTGGTGGTCATAAAAGACAATATAGAATTGTAGATTTCAAAAGAAATAAATTTGATATTCCTGCTACAGTAAAATCTATTGAATACGATCCAAATCGTTCAGCATTTATCGCTTTAGTAGTGTATAAAGACGGAGAAAAAAGATACATCATTGCTCCAGAAGGTTTACAAGTAGGTCAAGAAATTATTTCAGGAAACAAAGTAGCTCCAGAAGTAGGAAATACATTACCATTAGCAAACATACCATTTGGTTCTATCATTCACAATATAGAATTACAACCAGGTAAAGGAGCAGTTATTTGTAGAAGTGCAGGTACATTTGCTCAACTTACAGGTAAAGACGGAAAGTTTGCAATCGTAAAAATGCCTTCTGGCGAAGTAAGATTAGTTTTATTAACTTGTTTAGCAACTATAGGTACAGTATCAAACTCAGACCATAGCTTACTAATCAAAGGTAAAGCAGGTGCATCAAGATGGGCTGGTAGAAGACCAAGAGTAAGAGGGGTAGCAATGAATCCAGTAGATCACCCAATGGGTGGTGGTGAAGGTAGATCTTCAGGTGGTCACCCAAGATCAAGAACGGGTATCATGGCTAAAGGTCAAAAAACTAGAAATACCAAAAAAGCATCTAATAAATATATAATTTCTAAACGCAAGAAAAAATAAAACATGGCTAGAAGTTTAAAAAAAGGGCCTTATGTAGCATACCATCTTCAAAAAAAAGTAGATGATATGAATGAATCTGGTAAAAAAACAATTATCAAAACATGGTCTAGAAGATCATTAATTACACCAGATTTCGTAGGACATACTTTCGGAGTTCATAATGGAAATAAATTTATTCCTGTTTATGTAACAGAAAATATGGTAGGGCATAAATTAGGAGAGTTTTCTCCAACAAGACAGTTTAAAGGACATTCAGGTAATAGAAAATAATTATAGTAATGGGAGCAAGAAAACAAATAGCAGCAAAAGCTAGAAAAGAACAAAAGAGTACACAATGCAGTGCAAAAGCTGTAGGTGTACCTACTTCTCCAAGAAAAATGAGATTAGTTGCCGATGCTATCAGAGGTAAAGATGTAATGCAAGCATTAAATATCTTAACATTCTCTACTAAACACGCATCAAATACTATGGAGAAATTGTTGCGTTCTGCAATTGCCAATTGGGAAAATAAATTTGAAATGGCTGCTGATGAAAGCGAACTATTTGTAAAAGAAGTTTTTGTTGATGGTGGTAGAACCTTAAAAAGATTCTTGCCAGCTCCAATGGGTAGAGCTTACAGAATCAGAAAAAGATCTAACCATGTTACCATTGTATTGGATAGCAGAAATCAACAATTAGCAACAGAGGTAGTTGAAGAAGAACAAATTGAAAATAACGAAAATTGATTTAGATAAATGGGACAAAAAGCAAATCCAATAGTTAATAGGTTAGGGGTCATCAGAGGATGGGATTCTAATTGGTACGGAGGTAAAAACTTCGGCGACAAATTAGTTGAAGACCAAAAAATTAGAAAATACCTAGACAAAAGAATTCAAAAAGGTGGCGTTTCTAAAGTAATTATAGAAAGAACTCTAAACCGTATTACTATTACAATCCATACTTCAAGACCAGGTATTATCATTGGTAAAAATGGTAGCGAAGTAGACAGCATCAAAGAAGAAATCAAAAGATTTACTAAAAAAGATGTACAAATCAATATCGTTGAAGTAAGAAGACCAGAAATCGATGCAGCAATTGTAGGCGAAACAATTTGCAAACAATTAGAAGCGCGTGTTAACTTCCGTAGAGCAGTTAAAATGGCTATCGCTTCTGCAATGAGATTAGGTGTAGAAGGTATTAAAGTTAAATGTTCAGGTCGTTTAGGCGGTGCAGAGATGGCTCGTTCTGAAGAATATAAAGAAGGTAGAACACCATTACATACTTTTAGAGCAGATATAGACTATGCTATAAAAGAAGCCAACACTATCTACGGTAAAATAGGCGTTAAAGTGTGGATTTGTAAAGGAGAAGTACTAACAAAAAGAGATTTATCTCCAAATGTAGGAGTAGAAGAAAATAGCAAAAAAGCTCCTAGAAGAGGAAATAATAGAGGCGGAGGAAGAAGAAAATAATTGTAAACTAGAAAACAGTAGTTGTCATGTTACAACCTAAGAAAGTAAAATTTAGAAAAGTACAAAAAGGAAGAAATAAAGGCATCGCTCATAGAGGTCATGAGCTAGCATTTGGTTCTTTCGGGTTAAAATCTCTTGATGAAGGTAGAATTACCAGCAGACAAATAGAAGCTGCTCGTATTGCACTTACCAGACACATGAAAAGAGAAGGTAGAGTGTGGATTAAAATCTTCCCAGATAAACCAATGACTAAAAAACCAGCAGAGGTGCGTATGGGTAAAGGAAAAGGTGCTTTAGACCATTGGGTGGCTTTAGTACAACCAGGTAGAATAATGTTTGAGATTGAAGGTGTACCAATGAAAACAGCTCAAGAAGCTTTAAATCTTGCAGCTCAAAAACTACCAGTAAAAGTAAAATTTGTAGTGCGTAGAGATTACGACGGAAATTAAAAATTGATAAAGATGCCAAGTAAAAAGTATCAAGAATTTGTAGAAATGTCAGTAGAAGATTTAAGCAACGAATTAGCTGCTAACAAATTAAAATTGACAAAAATGAGATTTAATCATGCAGTTAGTCCACTTGAAAATACTAATGTACTTAAAGAAACAAGACAAACAATTGCAAGAATTAAAACAGAACTTAAAAAAAGAGAATTAAATAACTAATAAGCTAAATTGCAAAAGCTATGAGCGAAGCAAATACAATAGAAAACAATATAGTTAGAAAGGAAAGAAAATCCAGAATAGGAATCGTTTCTTCTAACAAAATGGATAAAACTATCACAGTTACTGTAGAAAGAAAGCTACAACATCCTATGTATGGTAAGTTTATGAAAAAAACTAAAAAATTCCATGCACACGATGAAAAAAACGAATGCAATATCGGTGATACAGTTAGAATAATGGAAACAAGACCATTGTCTAAATCCAAAAGATGGAGATTAGTTGAAATAATTGAAAGAGCAAAATAGTCATGATACAAACAGAGTCTAGATTAAGAGTTGCAGATAATAGCGGTGCCAAAGAAGTACTTTGCATCAGAGTACTTAAAGGTACCAAAGCTAGATATGCTACTATTGGAGACAAAATAGTAGTTTCTGTAAAAGAAGCAGTGCCTGGAGGTAATGTTAAGAAAAAACAAGTTTCTAAAGCAGTTATCGTCCGCACAAAAAAAGAAATTAAAAGAAAAGACGGTACCTATATTCGTTTCGATGACAATGCCGTTGTACTTTTAAACAATAACGACGAGCCAAGAGGTACGCGTATCTTCGGTCCTGTTGCTCGTGAGTTAAGAGATAGAGATTATATGAAAATTGTTTCATTAGCACCAGAAGTACTATAACATGAAAAAGACATCAAATAATAAAAGGTTTACACCAAAATCAAAAATAAAAAAAGGCGATACTGTTGTAGTTATCTCAGGAAGCTATAAAGGTAAAGAAGCCAAAGTATTAGAGGTGTATCCAAAAACAAATAAAGCATTGGTAGAAGGTATAAATATTGTAAAAAAACACACTAAACCAAATGCACAAAATCAACAAGGCGGAATCGTAGAAGCAGAAGCACCAATCAATATCTCTAACCTAATGGTAGTAGTAGGTGGTCAAGCTACAAGAATAGGACGCCAAGTAGACGAGAATGGAAAAATTGTAAGAATTGCTAAAAAAACTGGGGAGGTAGTTAAATAATGAGTTACACACCAAGACTAAAGCAAAAGTATAACGAAGAAGTAGTTAAAGCACTTCAAGAAAAGTACAACTACAAATCAGTTATGCAAGTACCTAAGTTAACAAAAATAGTAGTTAACCAAGGCGTAGGTATTGCTGTAGGCGACAAAAAAATTATTGACACACAAGTTGATGAAATATCAAGAATAACAGGTCAAAAAGCAGTTGCCACTAAATCTAAAAAAGCAATATCAAACTTTAAACTAAGAGAAGATATGCCAATCGGTGTTAAAGTTACACTTAGAGGCAATAGAATGTATGAGTTCTTAGACCGATTAATCGCTGTGGCTTTACCTCAAGTAAGAGACTTTAAAGGCGTTAACGAAAAAGCTTTCGACGGAAGAGGAAACTATACCTTAGGAATTAAAGAACATATCATTTTCCCAGAAATAGACATTGATAAAATCAATAGAATTAGTGGAATGGATATTACTATGGTTACAACAGCTCAAACAGATGACGAAGCTTTCGCCTTATTATCTGCATTGGGATTACCTTTTAAGAAAAAAT
Above is a genomic segment from Chitinophagales bacterium containing:
- the rpsG gene encoding 30S ribosomal protein S7, producing the protein MRKQKAKKRYLAPDPVYNDALVTRFVNNMMVDGKKSIAYKSFYEAMEKVKASTEEEGYDIWKKALENVMPSVEVRSRRIGGATFQIPTPIREDRKIFLTMKWLIMFARKRNGKSMGEKLAQELIAASKGEGSSVKRKEDMHKMAEANKAFSHFKV
- the fusA gene encoding elongation factor G, whose product is MKRDLKYTRNIGIAAHIDAGKTTTTERILYYAGVNHKIGEVHDGGATMDWMVQEQERGITITSAATTVFWNYRGDQYHVNIIDTPGHVDFTVEVNRSLRVLDGLVFLFSAVDGVEPQSETNWRLANNYNVARIGFVNKMDRSGADFLNVVQQVKDMLGSNAVPLQLPIGSEDNFKGVVDLINFRGIVWNTEDMGMTFQEVPIPDDMMEEAVKWREVLLEAVSEYDESLMEKFFDDPESITEREILDALRSATIDMKIVPMLCGSSFKNKGVQTMLDLVMEILPSPLDRGEIKGTNPDTGEEIFRKPSFDEPFTALAFKIATDPYVGRLAFMRAYAGVLEAGSYIYNSRSGNKERISRIFQMHANKQNPIERLGAGDIGAAVGFKDIRTGDTLCAEGKPIVLESMKFPDPVIGLAIEPKTQKDADKLGMALGKLAEEDPTFKVRYDEETAQTVISGMGELHLEVIVDRLLREFKVECNQGAPQVNYKEAITNTIKHREKYAKQSGGRGKFADIDVEVGPGEEGKEGLTFVNNIFGGAVPKEFIPAVEKGFKEAMKTGVLAGYDVPSLKVTLNDGSYHQVDSDSFSFEQCAKFAFREACKKAGPIILEPIMKLEVITPEENTGDVVGDLNRRRGMMEGMEIKNNAQVIKAKVPLSEMFGYVTDLRTITSGRATSIMEFSHYAPVSNNLAEEIISKAKSKVKAE
- the rpsJ gene encoding 30S ribosomal protein S10, yielding MTQRIRIKLKSYDHNLVDKSAEKIVKTVKNAGALVTGPIPLPTNKKIFTVLKSPHVNKEAREQFKLCTYKRLLDIYSATPKTVDALMKLELPSGVDVEIKV
- the rplC gene encoding 50S ribosomal protein L3; the protein is MKGLIGTKIGMTTIFGEDGRAIPCTVLEAGPCVVTQKKTTEKDGYDAIQIGFGNKKEKNTSKAMKGHFQNASTAPKAKLVEFRGNFEDVNVGDVIDTNLIQENDKVAVTGTSKGKGFQGVVKRHGFAGVGGATHGQHNRLRAPGSIGACSTPARVFKGMKMAGRTGGDKVKVTRAKVIKVLADQNLILVKGAIPGHKGAFVIIEKK
- the rplD gene encoding 50S ribosomal protein L4; this encodes MKVEVFNIEGKATGRQIELNDAIFGVQPNEHVIYLAVKQYLANRRSGTHKTLEKSELSGSTKKLHKQKGTGGSRKGSIKNPLFRGGARIFGPRPRNYGFKLNKKVKELARASALSSKVASQTLKVIEDFSFDAPKTKEYVKLLKNFDVQNSKSLLVLPELNDNIYLASRNIQGAGLVMANQLNAYDILNNNMLLISEKAIESLNNSKTEKK
- the rplW gene encoding 50S ribosomal protein L23 encodes the protein MDILKKPLISEKASAITEKHNKYAFIVDKKANKIEIKKAVEQMYGVNVEEVNTAIMPSKPKSRYTKKAILTGRKGAYKKAIVKIAEGEEIDFYNDL
- the rplB gene encoding 50S ribosomal protein L2; protein product: MSTKKYTPVTPGLRFKVSNAFVEVTESNPEKSLLVTLSKTGGRNQNGRMTMRQRGGGHKRQYRIVDFKRNKFDIPATVKSIEYDPNRSAFIALVVYKDGEKRYIIAPEGLQVGQEIISGNKVAPEVGNTLPLANIPFGSIIHNIELQPGKGAVICRSAGTFAQLTGKDGKFAIVKMPSGEVRLVLLTCLATIGTVSNSDHSLLIKGKAGASRWAGRRPRVRGVAMNPVDHPMGGGEGRSSGGHPRSRTGIMAKGQKTRNTKKASNKYIISKRKKK
- the rpsS gene encoding 30S ribosomal protein S19 produces the protein MARSLKKGPYVAYHLQKKVDDMNESGKKTIIKTWSRRSLITPDFVGHTFGVHNGNKFIPVYVTENMVGHKLGEFSPTRQFKGHSGNRK
- the rplV gene encoding 50S ribosomal protein L22 gives rise to the protein MGARKQIAAKARKEQKSTQCSAKAVGVPTSPRKMRLVADAIRGKDVMQALNILTFSTKHASNTMEKLLRSAIANWENKFEMAADESELFVKEVFVDGGRTLKRFLPAPMGRAYRIRKRSNHVTIVLDSRNQQLATEVVEEEQIENNEN
- the rpsC gene encoding 30S ribosomal protein S3, whose protein sequence is MGQKANPIVNRLGVIRGWDSNWYGGKNFGDKLVEDQKIRKYLDKRIQKGGVSKVIIERTLNRITITIHTSRPGIIIGKNGSEVDSIKEEIKRFTKKDVQINIVEVRRPEIDAAIVGETICKQLEARVNFRRAVKMAIASAMRLGVEGIKVKCSGRLGGAEMARSEEYKEGRTPLHTFRADIDYAIKEANTIYGKIGVKVWICKGEVLTKRDLSPNVGVEENSKKAPRRGNNRGGGRRK
- the rplP gene encoding 50S ribosomal protein L16 — encoded protein: MLQPKKVKFRKVQKGRNKGIAHRGHELAFGSFGLKSLDEGRITSRQIEAARIALTRHMKREGRVWIKIFPDKPMTKKPAEVRMGKGKGALDHWVALVQPGRIMFEIEGVPMKTAQEALNLAAQKLPVKVKFVVRRDYDGN
- the rpmC gene encoding 50S ribosomal protein L29; this translates as MPSKKYQEFVEMSVEDLSNELAANKLKLTKMRFNHAVSPLENTNVLKETRQTIARIKTELKKRELNN
- the rpsQ gene encoding 30S ribosomal protein S17, whose amino-acid sequence is MSEANTIENNIVRKERKSRIGIVSSNKMDKTITVTVERKLQHPMYGKFMKKTKKFHAHDEKNECNIGDTVRIMETRPLSKSKRWRLVEIIERAK
- the rplN gene encoding 50S ribosomal protein L14, whose translation is MIQTESRLRVADNSGAKEVLCIRVLKGTKARYATIGDKIVVSVKEAVPGGNVKKKQVSKAVIVRTKKEIKRKDGTYIRFDDNAVVLLNNNDEPRGTRIFGPVARELRDRDYMKIVSLAPEVL
- the rplX gene encoding 50S ribosomal protein L24 codes for the protein MKKTSNNKRFTPKSKIKKGDTVVVISGSYKGKEAKVLEVYPKTNKALVEGINIVKKHTKPNAQNQQGGIVEAEAPINISNLMVVVGGQATRIGRQVDENGKIVRIAKKTGEVVK
- the rplE gene encoding 50S ribosomal protein L5 is translated as MSYTPRLKQKYNEEVVKALQEKYNYKSVMQVPKLTKIVVNQGVGIAVGDKKIIDTQVDEISRITGQKAVATKSKKAISNFKLREDMPIGVKVTLRGNRMYEFLDRLIAVALPQVRDFKGVNEKAFDGRGNYTLGIKEHIIFPEIDIDKINRISGMDITMVTTAQTDDEAFALLSALGLPFKKK